A genomic segment from Myxococcota bacterium encodes:
- a CDS encoding aldehyde ferredoxin oxidoreductase family protein — MPRYGTHGRVLIADLTTKTTRIDEIDESVYRQFLGGYGLGAYLMWKHYPAGADALAPEACFAIVSGLLTGARTPFSGRIQIVAKSPLTGTWADSNSGGSVASQLRRAGYDGLVVTGRASEPTVLVVRDGDVRFEPAGELWGQEIPPVFDALRERYGSQSEVGVSAIGPAGEHQARIASVMNDRYHAFGRQGLGAVYGAKNLKAIVVHGSGEVPVADPARFRNLCQSITKEYKSDLSWLTRFMVWMTKPKPMLGWMYRAMARFGIKVEAPQKAMRQLWSDRGTTGAVALSIENGDGPVKNWKGVGSRDFPLATKSIKLDGDTVAKYITKKLSCGDCPAPCKGIVAVKSRGLSDVRRPDYETIAGFGAAILNDDIEIVTACHDACNRFGLDAVSASATLAWVCEAVEEGILAPADLDGIDMRWGNGEGALALTIKMGKNEGCGTWLRHGLARASEHVGKGSERFAVHVHGQEPAYHDSRFTSLMGVSYIADPTPGRHTTGTGSWRETFNVGFPIPNAIDEKEIAISWKSTENKGKAQAHFSNAHQVMNGLGLCLFTNMTGGLPWLDLTNALTGWDLDAKELLRCGERIQNLRAAFNLREGIAPGDFKPHPRMLGEGDGLLDDGPLRGVKVPLDQLKRDYYAAMHWNPATGRIERAHAQALGIDGLLAGYLDA, encoded by the coding sequence ATGCCCCGCTACGGAACGCACGGCCGCGTGCTGATCGCGGACCTCACGACGAAGACGACGCGCATCGACGAGATCGACGAGTCCGTCTACCGGCAGTTCCTGGGTGGCTACGGCCTGGGCGCCTATCTCATGTGGAAGCACTACCCGGCGGGCGCCGACGCGCTCGCGCCCGAGGCGTGCTTCGCGATCGTGTCGGGCCTGCTCACGGGCGCGCGCACGCCGTTCTCGGGGCGCATCCAGATCGTCGCGAAGTCGCCGCTCACGGGGACGTGGGCCGACTCGAACTCGGGCGGCTCGGTCGCGAGCCAGCTGCGACGCGCGGGCTACGACGGCCTCGTCGTGACGGGGCGCGCGAGCGAGCCGACGGTGCTCGTCGTGCGCGACGGCGACGTGCGCTTCGAGCCGGCGGGCGAGCTGTGGGGACAGGAGATCCCGCCCGTCTTCGACGCGCTGCGCGAGCGCTACGGCAGCCAGTCCGAAGTGGGCGTCAGCGCGATCGGCCCGGCCGGCGAGCACCAGGCGCGCATCGCGAGCGTCATGAACGACCGCTACCACGCGTTCGGTCGCCAGGGCCTCGGTGCGGTCTACGGCGCGAAGAACCTGAAGGCGATCGTCGTGCACGGCTCGGGCGAGGTCCCGGTCGCCGACCCGGCGCGCTTCCGCAATCTCTGCCAGTCGATCACGAAGGAGTACAAGTCCGATCTCTCGTGGCTGACGCGCTTCATGGTGTGGATGACGAAGCCCAAGCCGATGCTCGGCTGGATGTACCGCGCGATGGCGCGCTTCGGCATCAAGGTCGAGGCGCCGCAGAAGGCGATGCGCCAGCTCTGGTCGGATCGCGGGACGACGGGCGCGGTGGCGCTCAGCATCGAGAACGGCGACGGCCCGGTGAAGAACTGGAAGGGCGTCGGCTCGCGCGACTTCCCGCTCGCCACGAAGAGCATCAAGCTCGACGGCGACACGGTGGCCAAGTACATCACGAAGAAGCTCTCGTGCGGCGACTGCCCGGCGCCCTGCAAGGGCATCGTCGCGGTCAAGAGCCGCGGCCTGTCCGACGTGCGCCGCCCCGACTACGAGACGATCGCCGGCTTCGGCGCGGCGATCCTCAACGACGACATCGAGATCGTCACGGCGTGCCACGACGCCTGCAACCGCTTCGGCCTCGACGCGGTGAGCGCGAGCGCGACGCTCGCGTGGGTCTGCGAGGCGGTCGAGGAAGGGATCCTCGCGCCGGCCGACCTCGACGGCATCGACATGCGCTGGGGCAACGGCGAGGGCGCGCTCGCGCTCACGATCAAGATGGGCAAGAACGAGGGCTGCGGGACGTGGCTGCGACACGGCCTCGCGCGCGCGTCCGAGCACGTCGGCAAGGGGAGCGAGCGTTTCGCCGTGCACGTGCACGGACAGGAGCCCGCCTATCACGACTCGCGCTTCACCTCGCTCATGGGCGTGAGCTACATCGCCGACCCGACGCCCGGCCGCCACACGACGGGCACGGGCTCGTGGCGCGAGACGTTCAACGTGGGCTTCCCGATCCCGAACGCGATCGACGAGAAGGAGATCGCGATCTCGTGGAAGTCGACGGAGAACAAGGGCAAGGCGCAGGCGCACTTCAGCAACGCGCACCAGGTGATGAACGGCCTCGGCCTGTGCCTGTTCACGAACATGACGGGCGGGCTGCCGTGGCTCGACCTCACGAACGCGCTCACGGGCTGGGACCTCGACGCGAAGGAGCTGCTGCGCTGCGGCGAGCGCATCCAGAACCTGCGCGCCGCGTTCAACCTGCGCGAGGGCATCGCGCCCGGCGACTTCAAGCCGCACCCGCGCATGCTGGGCGAGGGCGACGGCCTGCTCGACGACGGGCCGCTGCGCGGCGTGAAGGTCCCGCTCGATCAGCTCAAGCGCGACTACTACGCGGCCATGCACTGGAACCCGGCGACCGGGCGCATCGAGCGCGCGCACGCGCAGGCGCTCGGCATCGACGGCCTGCTCGCGGGGTATCTCGACGCATGA
- a CDS encoding amidohydrolase family protein has product MHADDMILISVDDHIAEPADMFERHVPAKYRDRAPVVKVDANGREQWWYEGRPGRNLGLNAAAGKPREYFNTDAHRYDEMRRGCWDPVERVRDMSAGGILAGLNFPNFTGFAGQVLNQGPDPDVNEAMIRAYNDWHIDEWCATAPERFIPCGILPLFDPERAAKEVRRLASKGCHAVTYSENPEALNMPSIHSGAWDPLFAACSDSGTVLCCHIGSSSKSVSTTADAPPSVGMSLSSAMAIFTLGDLIWNDVWWRFPNLRFSLTEGDVGWIPYFLWRAEHVQSRHSGWTQHHFPDGMSPTQVFLKHVLCCFIADPIGVELMHHFNTDNVCWECDFPHSDTNWPNSPEELARVLAPLDDATIRKITHENAMRHFQFDPFSIRPKERCTAKALRAEAPDVDTVTRVGRLADERDRAFFAELASRGRAAQAAMEGR; this is encoded by the coding sequence ATGCACGCCGACGACATGATCCTCATCAGCGTGGACGACCACATTGCGGAGCCCGCCGACATGTTCGAGCGGCACGTGCCCGCGAAGTACCGCGACCGCGCGCCCGTCGTGAAGGTCGACGCGAACGGGCGCGAGCAGTGGTGGTACGAGGGCCGGCCGGGTCGCAACCTCGGGCTCAACGCGGCGGCGGGCAAGCCGCGCGAGTACTTCAACACCGATGCGCACCGCTACGACGAGATGCGCCGCGGCTGCTGGGATCCGGTGGAGCGCGTCCGCGACATGTCGGCGGGCGGCATCCTCGCCGGGCTCAACTTCCCGAACTTCACCGGCTTCGCCGGGCAGGTGCTGAACCAGGGCCCCGACCCCGACGTGAACGAGGCGATGATCCGCGCCTACAACGACTGGCACATCGACGAGTGGTGCGCGACGGCGCCCGAGCGCTTCATCCCGTGCGGCATCCTCCCGCTCTTCGATCCCGAGCGCGCGGCGAAGGAGGTGCGGCGCCTGGCATCGAAGGGCTGCCACGCGGTCACGTACTCCGAGAACCCCGAGGCGCTGAACATGCCCTCGATCCACTCGGGCGCGTGGGATCCGCTGTTCGCCGCGTGCTCCGACAGCGGCACGGTGCTCTGCTGCCACATCGGCTCGTCGTCGAAGAGCGTGTCGACGACCGCGGACGCGCCGCCGTCGGTCGGCATGTCGCTGTCGTCGGCGATGGCGATCTTCACGCTCGGCGACCTGATCTGGAACGACGTCTGGTGGCGCTTCCCGAACCTGCGCTTCTCGCTCACCGAGGGCGACGTCGGCTGGATCCCGTACTTCCTCTGGCGCGCCGAGCACGTGCAGAGCCGGCACAGCGGCTGGACGCAGCACCACTTCCCGGACGGGATGAGCCCGACGCAGGTGTTCCTGAAGCACGTGCTGTGCTGCTTCATCGCCGACCCGATCGGCGTCGAGCTGATGCACCACTTCAACACCGACAACGTGTGCTGGGAGTGCGACTTCCCGCACAGCGACACGAACTGGCCGAACTCGCCCGAGGAGCTCGCCCGCGTGCTCGCACCGCTCGACGACGCGACGATCCGCAAGATCACGCACGAGAACGCCATGCGGCACTTCCAGTTCGACCCGTTCTCGATCCGCCCGAAGGAGCGCTGCACGGCGAAGGCGCTCCGCGCCGAGGCCCCGGACGTCGACACCGTGACGCGGGTCGGGCGGCTCGCCGACGAGCGGGACCGCGCCTTCTTCGCCGAGCTCGCGAGCCGCGGACGCGCCGCGCAGGCGGCGATGGAGGGACGCTAG
- a CDS encoding MoaD/ThiS family protein: MSLRERVQRWIGGDSETGPRVRVVVKGRIGEGWFDVDRWIALPEGATLGTLIAEADRQGLALTQAIADSPHLRHTLMWNGQRAPVDESLERAMGDGDEIYLLGPVAGG; the protein is encoded by the coding sequence ATGAGCCTGCGCGAGCGCGTGCAGCGCTGGATCGGCGGCGACTCCGAGACGGGGCCGCGCGTGCGCGTCGTCGTCAAGGGGCGGATCGGCGAAGGCTGGTTCGACGTCGATCGCTGGATCGCGCTGCCCGAGGGCGCGACGCTCGGCACGCTCATCGCCGAGGCCGACCGCCAGGGTCTCGCGCTCACGCAGGCGATCGCCGACAGCCCGCACCTGCGCCACACGCTGATGTGGAACGGGCAGCGCGCGCCCGTCGACGAGAGCCTCGAGCGCGCGATGGGCGACGGCGACGAGATCTACCTGCTCGGTCCGGTCGCCGGCGGCTGA